The genomic segment CGGAGTGAAGCCAGTAATTCACCCATTTGTGCCCGAAAGCGCATTCACTTTGAGCGATTTCGTTCGTGTGGTGAACTGGTATATGGTCAATGCCTCCCGTGTGGATGTCTACACGCTCTCCCAAATATCTGGAAGCCATGGCGGAACACTCAATATGCCAACCTGGAAAGCCTCTTCCCCAGGGGGATTCCCACTGCATGGAATGACTTTCGTATTTGTATCTAGTAAACCACAGGACAAAGTCGAAAGGATTTTTTTTATTCGAATCCTTTTCTACCCTTGACATCTGTTTTTCTGGATCCCTTTCGAGTCTGGCGAAATCATTGTATTTCTCGAATTTTGACGTGTCGAAATATACGTTTCCTCCGGCGATGTAAGTAAACCCATTATTTTCGAGTCTTCGGATCAGTTCAATCATATCCTCTACATGTTCCGTAGCTCTCGGCATGATCTGCGGCATGAGGATATTCATTTTTTTCAGGTCTTTGATAAATGCAGATTCATAGAATCTCGCTATTTCAAGCGGTGTTTTTCTTTCCCTCACCGCGCCTTTTTCGAGTTTGTCCTCTCCTTCGTCGGCGTCATCGGTCAGGTGCCCGACATCTGTTATATTCATGACGTGTTTGACGGAAAAACCGGCGAATTCGAGTGTTCTTCTCAGTATGTCGGAAAAGACATAAGCCCGAAGGTTTCCTATATGCGCGTAGTTGTAAACGGTAAGACCGCATGTGTAAATACCCGCGTTTCCTTTTTTTATCGGTATAAACTTTTCCTTGGCATGGCTGAGTGTGTTTGTGAAAAAAACGTCCATTTTACCTCTTTTCAGAGAATTGCAAACCCTTTAGAAAGGTAATTTTTTACGTAGTCATCTACGCTGTCTTCCAGATCCGGGAAATTTTGGGAGAACCCGGCATTAACAAGTTTTCTGTTGTCGGCCTGGGTGTAATTCTGGTAACGGTCTCTTAGGTTTTCGGGCATTTCCACGTATCTTATGTCCTGTTTCAACCCCATAGCGGAAAAAACAGCCCTGGCTAAATCGTTCCATGTTCTCGGTTTGCCGGTTCCGAGGTTGAAAATACCGCAGACATCTTTTCTCTCAAAAAGCCAGAATATTGCTTTTTGACAGCTTTTCACATATA from the candidate division WOR-3 bacterium genome contains:
- a CDS encoding cysteine--tRNA ligase, producing the protein MDVFFTNTLSHAKEKFIPIKKGNAGIYTCGLTVYNYAHIGNLRAYVFSDILRRTLEFAGFSVKHVMNITDVGHLTDDADEGEDKLEKGAVRERKTPLEIARFYESAFIKDLKKMNILMPQIMPRATEHVEDMIELIRRLENNGFTYIAGGNVYFDTSKFEKYNDFARLERDPEKQMSRVEKDSNKKNPFDFVLWFTRYKYESHSMQWESPWGRGFPGWHIECSAMASRYLGERVDIHTGGIDHIPVHHTNEIAQSECAFGHKWVNYWLHSDWLVIGGGEKMAKSKENFLTLDALTADGYDPLDYRYFLLSAHYRKKLDFTFEALDGAKNAMRKLKNRARDLLHSKVQEKATPDEKYAACFAREICDDLNTPRALAVLWDSLSDAKISDWTKLSLLKIYDNVLGLDILSVKDEEIPLEVLDVLKERDEARKKRDFERADQLRLKIDELGYEVLDSKEGSKLKKK